Proteins encoded in a region of the Streptomyces sp. NBC_01471 genome:
- a CDS encoding 6-carboxytetrahydropterin synthase, with the protein MTGFKISKQFHFSASHRLSELPEGHPCSRMHGHNYVVDLELAAPVGGLTKAGFVRDYGDLSAFSSWLDGEIDHRHLNDVLTDRNPSAEHLAQWIFERWVGEFPELVSVRVSETPKTSAEYRP; encoded by the coding sequence GTGACCGGGTTCAAGATCAGTAAGCAGTTCCATTTCTCGGCCAGTCACCGTCTGTCCGAACTCCCCGAAGGGCATCCGTGCAGCAGAATGCACGGCCATAACTATGTGGTCGACCTCGAACTGGCTGCGCCCGTCGGAGGACTGACCAAGGCGGGCTTCGTGCGGGACTACGGCGACCTCTCCGCATTCAGTTCCTGGCTGGACGGCGAGATCGACCACAGGCATCTCAACGATGTACTGACAGACCGCAACCCGTCGGCCGAGCACTTGGCGCAGTGGATTTTCGAACGGTGGGTCGGGGAGTTCCCCGAACTCGTCTCCGTACGGGTGTCCGAAACGCCGAAAACCTCAGCCGAGTATCGACCGTGA
- a CDS encoding 7-carboxy-7-deazaguanine synthase QueE, which yields MTVQGEGPSVGRRCAFLRLGGCNLSCSWCDTPYTWDWTGVSDTGVAHNPATELTAMPWPEVLEKLQNFRVPMIVVSGGEPLNQQKRLIPLVRALRETGKRVEIESNGTVLPSPELIDAGVHFNVSPKLSHSGDSEKRRLVPGALKAFVSAPDVDFKFVCRDHADLDEVSAVVEKYGMSSVWIMPEGRNSDDVQRHLSALGDEVVIRGWNLTTRLHVAVWGEKRGV from the coding sequence TTGACCGTCCAGGGGGAGGGGCCATCCGTCGGACGACGGTGCGCGTTTCTCCGGCTCGGGGGGTGCAACCTGTCGTGCAGCTGGTGCGACACGCCGTACACCTGGGACTGGACCGGGGTGAGTGACACGGGTGTCGCCCACAATCCGGCTACCGAACTGACTGCCATGCCCTGGCCTGAGGTTCTGGAGAAACTGCAGAACTTCCGAGTCCCGATGATCGTCGTGTCCGGTGGTGAACCGCTCAATCAGCAGAAGCGGTTGATTCCACTTGTGCGCGCACTGCGCGAAACGGGGAAGCGGGTGGAGATCGAGTCCAACGGCACGGTGCTACCTTCCCCGGAACTGATCGACGCCGGCGTGCACTTCAATGTGTCGCCCAAGCTGTCTCACTCCGGGGACTCCGAAAAGCGTCGCCTTGTGCCAGGAGCGCTGAAGGCGTTCGTGTCGGCACCGGACGTCGACTTCAAGTTCGTGTGCCGCGACCATGCCGACCTCGACGAAGTTTCAGCTGTCGTCGAAAAGTACGGCATGTCGTCCGTATGGATCATGCCCGAAGGGCGGAACTCGGATGACGTGCAACGTCATCTTTCCGCGCTGGGGGACGAGGTAGTGATACGCGGCTGGAATCTCACGACCCGACTTCATGTCGCCGTATGGGGAGAAAAGAGAGGTGTGTGA
- the folE gene encoding GTP cyclohydrolase I translates to MIVAQGSSLPEEGAALGSPDPLEGIARQLLLEIGEDPDRDGLRETPARFARWWREFSSYDAGEVSTVFPQHTAGGGTVLVKGIEVWSLCEHHLLPFSCSVSIAYRPIGKILGLSKFARIAHGHAHRLQVQERLVSDIAEEVRQVTGSKDVAVVATGEHLCMTMRGIRTSAEMTSSAYSGLFDEHGPARQELVAMIFNPSR, encoded by the coding sequence ATGATCGTGGCTCAAGGGTCCTCACTTCCCGAAGAAGGTGCTGCGCTCGGTTCCCCCGATCCGCTGGAGGGTATCGCCAGGCAGTTGCTCCTGGAAATCGGTGAAGACCCCGACAGGGACGGCCTGAGGGAAACACCCGCGAGGTTCGCCCGCTGGTGGCGCGAGTTCAGCTCGTACGACGCGGGAGAAGTCTCGACGGTGTTCCCGCAGCACACGGCCGGTGGCGGCACTGTGCTGGTGAAGGGCATCGAGGTGTGGTCCTTGTGCGAGCACCATCTGCTGCCTTTCTCCTGCTCGGTGAGCATCGCGTACCGGCCCATCGGGAAGATCCTCGGACTGTCGAAGTTCGCCAGGATCGCCCACGGGCACGCACACCGCCTTCAGGTGCAGGAGCGACTCGTCAGCGACATCGCGGAAGAGGTCCGCCAGGTGACCGGTTCGAAGGACGTGGCTGTCGTCGCCACGGGTGAACACCTCTGCATGACCATGCGGGGGATCCGGACGTCGGCCGAGATGACCTCAAGTGCGTACAGCGGCCTCTTCGACGAACACGGCCCCGCCCGACAGGAGTTGGTGGCCATGATCTTCAACCCTTCCCGGTAG
- a CDS encoding class I SAM-dependent methyltransferase, with the protein MHTHPDACPDASCLDASQVTTHPFCAPGDGMPTEYRGPHSLSHRGWLDFTRRLERREEIAAACAAVAGNKRVLDVGGGTGDLTRAVARQLGHCTTVEPHVQRAETLHERTGADGGGTIDILPGAAESLPFADASFDAVIATWVLPYVEDLERSVREMARVCDRSHPESKIVLLGGAADNELVSILNETCVPVAGEPQDHQGYLLGCAAQVLSRHGFGCFSLGRTEAAVHFPEQRVEDRVEAAAETLVNFWYEDHPKAAEMREAAAPAIYRHFAHRPHAIGDQGLVLTARPKCRADGE; encoded by the coding sequence TTGCACACACACCCCGACGCCTGTCCCGACGCGTCCTGTCTGGACGCGTCCCAGGTAACCACCCACCCGTTCTGCGCACCGGGCGACGGCATGCCGACCGAGTACCGCGGCCCCCACAGCCTCAGCCATCGCGGCTGGCTGGACTTCACCAGGCGGCTGGAGCGGCGCGAGGAGATCGCCGCCGCCTGCGCCGCCGTCGCCGGCAACAAGCGCGTACTCGATGTGGGGGGCGGCACGGGCGATCTCACCCGGGCCGTCGCCCGCCAGCTCGGGCACTGCACGACGGTCGAACCCCATGTGCAGCGGGCGGAGACACTGCACGAGCGCACCGGGGCGGACGGCGGCGGGACGATCGACATCCTGCCCGGAGCCGCCGAGTCCCTCCCGTTCGCCGACGCGTCGTTCGACGCGGTGATCGCCACCTGGGTTCTCCCGTACGTGGAGGATCTTGAGCGGTCGGTGCGCGAAATGGCGCGGGTCTGCGACCGTTCCCACCCGGAGTCGAAGATCGTCCTGCTGGGCGGCGCCGCCGACAACGAGCTGGTGAGCATCCTCAACGAGACCTGCGTACCGGTGGCCGGAGAACCGCAGGACCACCAGGGGTACTTGCTGGGCTGTGCCGCCCAGGTACTCAGCAGGCACGGCTTCGGCTGCTTCTCCCTGGGGCGCACGGAGGCCGCCGTCCATTTCCCCGAGCAGCGCGTCGAGGACCGTGTCGAGGCCGCCGCGGAGACTCTGGTCAACTTCTGGTACGAGGATCATCCGAAGGCCGCCGAGATGCGTGAGGCCGCCGCTCCGGCGATATACCGGCACTTCGCGCACCGGCCGCACGCCATCGGGGACCAGGGCCTTGTGCTCACTGCCCGCCCGAAGTGCCGGGCGGACGGCGAATGA
- a CDS encoding glycosyltransferase family 4 protein produces the protein MNIAFVLLTHEPDEPAGIERALASLADGLGELGHRVLFVAAGPPSASDGPGLVRLKTLTLPRPMLVDQVLSLLPSPLPVQREIESVLREQDIDLVCWADAVAGLGYLSPAPPGVRTALMVHFMRTDESMKQSLEHKPGVVLPVSDYLTRDSARAGVDTTGWRALPNAVPARSDPPSADVREQLRRTGPVRTLARADPQKGIAQLLEAFPEEGVGRPVQIILATARFEFWPGMQEDVLDECRRLADRLPDVEILPRIPWQDVQGFLAGASVALAPSVEPETFGNVAAEALSVGTPVVGYALGHLPVLVGEAGRLVDLSDGPGRLWAQVRELVDDAPAYHTLSRQAVSQATGLTPVAVARTFLALTAPTAAP, from the coding sequence ATGAACATCGCTTTCGTCCTCCTGACCCACGAGCCCGATGAACCCGCCGGGATCGAACGGGCTCTGGCGTCACTCGCCGACGGGCTCGGAGAGCTCGGCCACCGGGTCCTGTTCGTGGCCGCCGGCCCCCCGTCCGCGTCGGACGGCCCCGGCCTCGTGCGCCTGAAGACGCTCACGCTGCCGCGGCCCATGCTCGTCGACCAGGTGCTGTCTCTCCTGCCCAGTCCGCTTCCCGTTCAGCGAGAGATCGAGAGCGTGCTGCGCGAGCAGGACATCGATCTCGTCTGCTGGGCGGACGCCGTCGCGGGCCTGGGCTACCTCAGCCCCGCTCCGCCAGGGGTCCGTACAGCGCTGATGGTCCATTTCATGCGGACCGACGAGTCGATGAAGCAGAGTCTGGAACACAAGCCCGGGGTCGTCCTGCCGGTGAGCGACTACCTCACCCGCGACTCGGCCCGCGCCGGTGTGGACACCACCGGCTGGCGGGCCCTCCCGAACGCCGTCCCGGCCCGGAGCGACCCGCCGTCCGCGGACGTACGGGAACAGCTTCGCCGTACCGGCCCGGTGCGAACGCTGGCCAGGGCCGACCCGCAGAAGGGCATCGCCCAGCTGCTGGAGGCCTTCCCGGAGGAGGGGGTCGGCCGTCCGGTACAGATCATCCTGGCGACGGCACGGTTCGAGTTCTGGCCGGGCATGCAGGAAGACGTGCTCGACGAGTGCCGACGCCTGGCCGACCGCCTCCCCGACGTCGAGATCCTTCCTCGGATCCCGTGGCAGGACGTACAGGGGTTCCTGGCCGGAGCATCCGTCGCGCTGGCGCCTTCCGTCGAGCCGGAGACCTTCGGCAATGTCGCCGCGGAGGCGCTCTCGGTCGGTACGCCGGTCGTGGGATACGCACTGGGCCACCTTCCCGTCCTGGTCGGGGAGGCCGGCCGCTTGGTGGACCTGAGCGACGGGCCGGGCCGGTTGTGGGCGCAGGTGAGGGAACTGGTCGACGACGCTCCCGCCTACCACACGCTGTCCCGGCAGGCCGTGTCGCAGGCCACGGGCCTCACGCCCGTCGCCGTCGCACGAACCTTCCTGGCCCTGACGGCACCGACCGCCGCCCCATGA
- the queC gene encoding 7-cyano-7-deazaguanine synthase QueC — MSQTPASTDPFTAVIVLSGGMDSTTLTAHYAALGYQLIAVTADYGQRHRQEIESARAVANHYGAHHHVVDLRGYGALLHGSALTDAGVEVPDGHYAEDSMRSTVVPNRNAVLANVAVGVGVANRAATVALGMHAGDHFVYPDCRPAFVDALRTLVDVANEGFPTPRVEAPFLTWSKADIATHGARLNAPLDLSWSCYKGGETHCGTCGTCYERREAFRDAGVVDPTAYVDSVTEFTAPRS; from the coding sequence ATGAGCCAGACTCCCGCCAGTACCGACCCGTTCACCGCTGTCATCGTCCTGTCGGGAGGGATGGACTCGACGACCCTGACGGCGCACTACGCGGCGCTGGGCTACCAGTTGATCGCCGTGACGGCCGACTACGGGCAGCGCCATCGACAGGAGATCGAATCCGCCCGCGCGGTCGCGAACCACTACGGTGCCCACCACCATGTGGTCGATCTGCGCGGCTACGGGGCATTACTGCACGGCTCGGCTCTCACCGACGCCGGTGTGGAAGTGCCCGACGGTCACTACGCCGAGGACTCCATGCGCTCCACGGTGGTGCCCAACCGGAACGCTGTCCTGGCCAACGTCGCCGTAGGAGTCGGTGTGGCCAACAGGGCGGCCACCGTGGCCCTGGGCATGCACGCGGGCGACCACTTCGTCTACCCGGACTGCCGACCCGCCTTCGTCGATGCCTTGCGCACCCTGGTGGACGTGGCCAACGAAGGGTTCCCGACGCCGCGGGTCGAGGCGCCCTTCCTCACCTGGTCCAAGGCGGACATCGCCACGCACGGGGCCCGTCTGAACGCGCCGTTGGACCTGAGCTGGTCCTGCTACAAGGGCGGTGAAACACACTGCGGTACGTGCGGCACCTGCTACGAGCGGCGTGAAGCATTCCGCGACGCCGGAGTGGTGGACCCGACCGCGTATGTGGACAGCGTCACCGAATTCACGGCGCCACGCTCCTGA
- a CDS encoding serine hydrolase domain-containing protein yields the protein MNSLAMTENWPVPAVAAAVVRADGTVAGTVGPTGRRFALASVTKPLAAYAALVAYEEGAIELDEPAGPPGATVRHLLAHTSGLAFDEDRAMAAPGERRIYSNAGFEALGDHIAAATGIPFAEYLREGVLEPLGMAATSLDGSPAKDGVSSADDLARFAAELQAPRLLDPRTVAEATSVVHPGLKGVLPGYGLQNPNDWGLGFEIRGTKSPHWTGRSSSPRTFGHFGQSGTFLWVDPEAGAACVALADRDFGPWAVDAWPPFTEAVLAELNSGR from the coding sequence ATGAACAGCCTGGCGATGACCGAGAACTGGCCGGTACCCGCGGTGGCCGCCGCCGTCGTACGAGCGGACGGCACCGTCGCCGGTACGGTCGGCCCGACCGGACGGCGCTTCGCGCTCGCCTCGGTCACCAAGCCGCTCGCCGCGTACGCCGCGCTCGTGGCGTACGAGGAGGGCGCGATCGAGCTGGACGAGCCCGCGGGCCCGCCCGGGGCGACGGTCCGCCATCTGCTCGCCCACACCAGCGGTCTCGCCTTCGACGAGGACCGGGCGATGGCGGCCCCCGGTGAGCGCCGGATCTACTCCAACGCGGGGTTCGAGGCGCTCGGCGACCACATCGCGGCGGCCACCGGTATCCCGTTCGCCGAGTACCTCCGCGAGGGGGTGCTCGAACCCCTCGGGATGGCGGCCACCTCGCTGGACGGCTCCCCCGCGAAGGACGGCGTGTCCAGCGCCGACGACCTGGCCAGGTTCGCCGCCGAGCTCCAGGCGCCCCGGCTGCTCGACCCGCGCACCGTGGCCGAGGCCACCTCGGTGGTCCACCCCGGGCTCAAGGGCGTGCTGCCCGGATACGGTCTGCAGAACCCGAACGACTGGGGCCTCGGATTCGAGATCCGAGGCACCAAGTCCCCGCACTGGACGGGCCGTTCGTCATCCCCGCGCACCTTCGGCCACTTCGGCCAGTCGGGTACGTTCCTCTGGGTCGACCCGGAGGCGGGGGCCGCGTGCGTGGCGCTGGCCGACCGGGACTTCGGGCCGTGGGCGGTCGATGCCTGGCCGCCGTTCACGGAGGCGGTACTCGCGGAACTCAACTCCGGTCGGTGA
- a CDS encoding superinfection immunity protein — MFGTLGPLGATLIGIVLVALYLLPSLIAFNRGVQHRWLILLGNLVLGGTLIGWLVALYFATRKTPESHGDGLSRTA; from the coding sequence ATGTTCGGAACACTCGGCCCCCTGGGCGCCACCCTCATCGGCATCGTCCTCGTCGCCCTGTACCTCCTGCCGTCGTTGATCGCCTTCAACCGGGGCGTACAGCACCGGTGGCTGATCCTGCTGGGCAACCTGGTGCTCGGCGGCACCCTCATCGGCTGGCTCGTCGCCCTGTACTTCGCGACCCGCAAGACCCCGGAGAGCCACGGCGATGGCCTGAGCCGGACGGCCTGA
- a CDS encoding MerR family transcriptional regulator, which produces MTATETEAGPAARAVHSCAAPPAPDRLPDGQDKYTISQVVAFTGLTAHTLRWYERIGLMPHVDRSHTGQRRFSNRDLDWLALVGKLRLTGMPVAKMVRYAELVRQGVDTFEERQELLEQTRRDVRLRIAELQDTLSVLDFKIDSYADARRASERF; this is translated from the coding sequence ATGACTGCGACCGAGACCGAGGCCGGGCCCGCGGCGAGGGCCGTGCACTCCTGTGCGGCACCGCCCGCCCCGGACAGGCTGCCCGACGGGCAGGACAAGTACACGATCAGTCAGGTCGTCGCGTTCACCGGTCTCACCGCGCACACCCTGCGCTGGTACGAGAGGATCGGGCTGATGCCGCATGTCGACCGGTCGCACACCGGCCAGCGCCGCTTCTCCAACCGCGACCTGGACTGGCTCGCCCTGGTCGGCAAGCTGCGGCTGACCGGAATGCCGGTGGCCAAGATGGTCCGCTACGCCGAACTCGTACGCCAGGGCGTGGACACCTTCGAGGAACGGCAGGAGCTCCTGGAGCAGACCCGCAGGGATGTGCGGCTGCGCATCGCGGAACTCCAGGACACGCTCTCCGTGCTCGACTTCAAGATCGACTCTTACGCGGACGCCCGGCGGGCGTCGGAGAGGTTCTGA
- a CDS encoding aldo/keto reductase has translation MSIEKIDKVRLGQDGPEVGVQGFGAMGISEFYGDTDEVAARDTLEATVEAGVTLIDTADIYGQGANETFLAPFVAAHRDEITLATKFSIERRADDPHYRGVRNDAPYIRQAVEASLRRLNVDVIDLYYMHRRNPDVPLAESVGAMGELVAAGKVKYLGLSEVTGSELREAHAVHPITAVQSEWSLFSRDVELSLVGAAAELRVGIVPYSPLGRGFLTGSFADAAKDLGGGDFRQFQPRFTGDNAKANAALLEPVHKIAAAHGATAAQVALAWVQHRAAVHGLSAVVPIPGTRKRTRLLENTGATRLRLTAGELALLEPIAGEVKGDRYPDMSSTSAARE, from the coding sequence ATGAGCATCGAAAAGATCGACAAGGTGCGGCTGGGCCAGGACGGCCCCGAGGTCGGCGTGCAGGGCTTCGGCGCCATGGGCATCAGCGAGTTCTACGGGGACACCGACGAGGTGGCGGCCCGGGACACCCTGGAGGCCACCGTCGAGGCCGGGGTCACGCTGATCGACACGGCGGACATCTACGGGCAGGGCGCCAACGAGACGTTCCTGGCGCCGTTCGTCGCCGCGCACCGCGACGAGATCACGCTCGCCACCAAGTTCTCCATCGAGCGGCGCGCCGACGACCCGCACTACCGGGGGGTGCGCAACGACGCCCCGTACATCCGGCAGGCCGTCGAGGCGAGCCTGCGCCGGCTGAACGTCGACGTCATCGACCTCTACTACATGCACCGCCGCAACCCCGATGTGCCGCTGGCCGAGTCGGTGGGTGCGATGGGCGAGCTGGTGGCCGCGGGCAAGGTCAAGTACCTGGGGCTGAGCGAGGTGACCGGTTCCGAACTGCGCGAGGCGCACGCCGTGCACCCGATCACGGCCGTGCAGTCCGAGTGGTCGCTGTTCAGCCGCGACGTGGAGCTGAGCCTGGTCGGCGCGGCCGCGGAGCTCCGGGTGGGCATCGTGCCGTACTCGCCGCTCGGCCGGGGCTTCCTCACCGGGTCCTTCGCGGACGCGGCCAAGGATCTGGGGGGCGGTGACTTCCGGCAGTTCCAGCCCCGCTTCACCGGCGACAACGCCAAGGCGAACGCGGCACTCCTCGAACCGGTGCACAAGATCGCGGCGGCGCACGGCGCGACGGCCGCGCAGGTGGCCCTCGCCTGGGTGCAGCACCGGGCCGCGGTGCACGGGCTCTCGGCGGTCGTGCCGATCCCCGGCACCCGCAAGCGCACCCGCCTGCTGGAGAACACCGGCGCCACGCGGCTGCGGCTGACCGCCGGCGAACTGGCGCTGCTCGAACCGATCGCGGGCGAGGTCAAGGGCGACCGCTACCCGGACATGTCGTCGACGTCGGCGGCCCGCGAGTAG
- a CDS encoding DUF4429 domain-containing protein, with protein sequence MGDVLAGIQATWEFETDSVLIRFERGIRTPKLFQALRQRRIPHEALESVTVTEGRRGTVVLRAAPRAGADPLMEAAAGQLKEGCDPYRLVLPAAQRTLAEYYADELTARLVPGAAEPSDRFLVEAPEGPLHFKAYDGKASFDGSRVSFRWSWTGASSAKWKCGDQSFPVAELTGVDWRSPEAFDGYLRVLRLGDPEAAQADQDPAAVVFGLGYGPVHESLPFAAAVLGAARHSRPVPVPAVATGRRDPADIAERIRHLGELHSSGLVTDDEFSAKKAELLAEL encoded by the coding sequence ATGGGTGATGTGCTGGCCGGAATTCAAGCCACCTGGGAGTTCGAGACCGACTCCGTGCTCATCCGCTTCGAACGGGGGATTCGCACGCCGAAGCTCTTCCAGGCGCTGCGTCAGCGGCGTATCCCCCACGAGGCGTTGGAGTCGGTGACGGTGACCGAGGGCAGACGGGGGACGGTGGTGCTGCGCGCCGCGCCGCGCGCGGGCGCCGACCCGCTGATGGAAGCCGCCGCGGGGCAGCTCAAGGAAGGGTGCGATCCCTACCGGCTGGTGCTTCCGGCCGCGCAGCGGACGCTCGCGGAGTACTACGCGGACGAGCTGACGGCGCGGCTGGTGCCGGGGGCGGCGGAGCCGTCCGACCGGTTCCTGGTCGAAGCGCCCGAAGGGCCGCTCCACTTCAAGGCGTACGACGGCAAGGCGTCCTTCGACGGGTCGCGGGTCTCGTTCCGCTGGTCCTGGACGGGTGCGTCGTCGGCCAAGTGGAAGTGCGGCGACCAGAGCTTCCCGGTGGCCGAGCTGACCGGTGTGGACTGGCGGTCCCCCGAGGCGTTCGACGGGTATCTGCGGGTGCTGCGGCTGGGCGATCCGGAGGCGGCGCAGGCGGACCAGGACCCAGCGGCGGTCGTCTTCGGGCTCGGTTACGGACCGGTCCACGAGTCGCTGCCCTTCGCCGCCGCGGTGCTGGGGGCGGCCCGCCACTCCAGGCCGGTGCCGGTGCCCGCCGTCGCCACCGGCCGTCGCGACCCGGCGGACATCGCCGAGCGGATACGGCACTTGGGCGAGCTGCACTCGTCGGGGCTGGTCACGGACGACGAGTTCAGCGCGAAGAAGGCGGAACTGCTGGCAGAGCTGTAG
- a CDS encoding alpha/beta hydrolase, whose translation MTSFDSSPTLTVWRTLLALAVVFVMLATTGWTAVHHQRTAGPRQAALTAWGRGSVAGHHLPSANASSDRLTHFFASLKAADRTRLADRYPLVVGNLNGAPVTLRYRANRHALEQAAEQERKRLTDPTLNKFGQQDARQTYDRYNALAQPGRQILAFDPTGTGRVAEVMGNLQQARHISIVVPGVDTNLLTFQKTQRAYYTAPVGMATSLYGAERSAAPGSRSAVIAWADYTAPVGIGVDAAIGRLAAEGSLRLHALVGGLPGKAPVALFCHSYGSVLCGVAARNLPSRVSDIAVAGSPGMRVENAAQLGTDARVWAMRDKDDWIQDVPHLDVGGLGHGADPVSPQFGARVVSAGTAQGHTGYFTPGTESLHNFAAVGTGEFDSVTCANGGDTCHS comes from the coding sequence GTGACTTCCTTCGACTCCTCCCCCACCCTCACTGTCTGGCGCACTCTTCTCGCGCTCGCGGTGGTGTTCGTCATGCTGGCCACGACCGGCTGGACCGCGGTACACCACCAGAGAACCGCCGGACCCCGCCAAGCCGCTCTGACCGCGTGGGGCCGAGGCTCCGTCGCAGGTCACCATCTCCCCTCGGCCAACGCGTCGTCGGACCGGCTGACACATTTCTTCGCCTCGCTCAAGGCGGCCGACCGTACCCGGCTCGCCGACCGCTATCCGCTGGTGGTCGGCAACCTCAACGGCGCCCCGGTGACCCTGCGCTACCGGGCCAATCGGCACGCCCTGGAGCAGGCCGCCGAGCAGGAACGCAAACGACTGACCGACCCCACACTGAACAAGTTCGGCCAGCAGGACGCGCGCCAGACCTATGACCGCTACAACGCACTGGCGCAGCCCGGCCGGCAGATCCTCGCCTTCGACCCGACCGGCACCGGCCGGGTCGCCGAGGTGATGGGCAATCTGCAGCAGGCGCGGCACATCTCCATCGTGGTGCCCGGGGTCGACACCAATCTGCTGACCTTCCAGAAGACCCAGCGCGCCTACTACACCGCACCGGTCGGCATGGCGACATCGCTGTACGGTGCCGAGCGTTCCGCGGCCCCCGGGTCGCGCAGCGCCGTCATCGCCTGGGCCGACTACACCGCACCGGTGGGCATCGGCGTGGACGCCGCGATCGGCAGACTCGCCGCCGAGGGGTCGCTCCGGCTGCACGCGCTCGTCGGCGGACTGCCGGGCAAGGCACCCGTCGCGCTGTTCTGCCACAGCTACGGCTCGGTGCTCTGCGGCGTCGCCGCCCGCAACCTCCCGTCACGGGTCAGCGACATCGCGGTCGCGGGGAGCCCGGGGATGCGCGTGGAGAACGCCGCGCAGCTGGGGACGGACGCCCGGGTGTGGGCGATGCGGGACAAGGACGACTGGATCCAGGACGTCCCGCATCTGGACGTCGGCGGCCTCGGCCACGGCGCCGACCCGGTCTCGCCGCAGTTCGGCGCCCGCGTCGTGTCGGCGGGCACGGCACAGGGCCACACCGGCTATTTCACGCCGGGCACCGAGAGCCTGCACAACTTCGCGGCGGTCGGCACCGGCGAGTTCGATTCGGTGACGTGTGCGAACGGTGGAGACACCTGTCACAGCTGA
- a CDS encoding TetR family transcriptional regulator, with translation MEQTEPSTPGAPAGLRERKKQRTREALLRVALELFTTKGYEQTTIDEIADAVEISQRTFFRYFASKEEAAFAVHDLVESQFFTALEARPPQESPFEAMRNAVLASWDSISLTIEDVVPVDLYMRICQVIESSPALLAIHLRRSAELEDRIAQLIAAREGLDVDTDPRPRVAVAAFDGVMRTTGRIWGKGQDLSIASMRAVALTHLDQIGPALAGNWRTTDAHGM, from the coding sequence ATGGAGCAGACGGAGCCGTCGACACCCGGCGCGCCGGCCGGACTGCGGGAACGCAAGAAACAGCGCACCCGCGAGGCCCTGCTGCGTGTCGCGCTCGAACTCTTCACGACGAAGGGGTACGAGCAGACGACCATCGACGAGATCGCCGACGCCGTCGAGATCTCCCAGCGCACCTTCTTCCGGTACTTCGCCAGCAAGGAGGAGGCCGCCTTCGCGGTGCACGACCTGGTGGAGTCTCAGTTCTTCACGGCCCTGGAGGCCCGTCCGCCGCAGGAGAGCCCGTTCGAGGCGATGCGCAACGCGGTGCTCGCCTCCTGGGACAGCATCAGCCTGACCATCGAGGACGTGGTCCCCGTCGACCTGTACATGCGCATCTGCCAGGTCATCGAGTCGTCCCCGGCCCTGCTCGCGATCCATCTGCGCCGCTCCGCCGAGCTGGAGGACCGGATCGCCCAGCTGATCGCGGCACGCGAGGGTCTCGACGTGGACACCGATCCGCGGCCACGGGTGGCCGTGGCCGCGTTCGACGGCGTGATGCGGACGACCGGCCGGATCTGGGGGAAGGGCCAGGATCTGAGCATCGCCTCCATGCGCGCGGTCGCCCTGACTCATCTCGACCAGATCGGACCGGCGTTGGCGGGGAACTGGCGTACGACAGACGCACACGGAATGTAG